ATAGCAAAAGGATAATCGATGTTCATTATTAATCTTACTTATCATCAATCTATCGACGTGGTGGAAACACACCTGGAAAACCATATCGCATGGTTAAAAAAATATTATGCACAGGGTGTATTTGTTGCCTCCGGCAGAAAAATACCGCGTACAGGCGGGGTGATTTTTGCCAAAACAATGGAGCGTTCGGCGCTTGAATCGATATTATCCGAAGATCCGTTCAATGCGGTTGCCGACTATGACATCATCGAATTCGCACCATCAATGACAAGCAAAGAATTGGATGCATTAAAAACCATCTGATTCGTTGTTTACACAGGTGATAACACCATTAACACCTGTGTAAATCAGATTCCAATAAAGCGTTTTTCTCGGTTAAATCTTTAACGACGGCCCCGCCAATTGGTATTAGACGTCCAGCTATAGGTAGCGGAGGTAT
This window of the Brenneria goodwinii genome carries:
- a CDS encoding YciI family protein, which encodes MFIINLTYHQSIDVVETHLENHIAWLKKYYAQGVFVASGRKIPRTGGVIFAKTMERSALESILSEDPFNAVADYDIIEFAPSMTSKELDALKTI